In one Limosilactobacillus oris genomic region, the following are encoded:
- a CDS encoding lipoate--protein ligase family protein, with protein MEQFLSQPVSEFRQPLLPPNNISSFIYTNAILRSSEALPTPLLHFWTLEETVILGLKDQRLPHLATALDLLRHRHHHYFIRNSGGLAVVSDNGILNCSLFFPWHLEKQQLTIDEAYQRMVTVIQAAFPELAIETGEVTHSYCPGSFDVQVNGQKIGGISQRRNMAGVVVMLYLSINGNQLSRGELIRDFYTAGLQSTPNKWHFPDVWPAAMTNISDLLGHSITIAEAQDRLRGVFSLTDNQAFKQLTWQPQFIKYLNDERLAISKLQERLPKEV; from the coding sequence ATGGAACAATTTTTAAGCCAGCCGGTCAGCGAATTTCGCCAGCCGTTGCTGCCCCCTAATAATATCAGCTCATTTATCTACACCAACGCCATCCTGCGCAGCAGCGAAGCCTTGCCGACTCCCCTGCTTCACTTTTGGACATTAGAGGAGACCGTCATTCTTGGCCTCAAAGACCAACGGCTGCCCCACTTGGCAACCGCACTGGACCTCTTGCGGCACCGGCATCACCACTACTTTATCCGTAATTCTGGCGGCTTGGCAGTGGTCAGCGATAATGGCATCCTGAATTGTTCGCTGTTCTTCCCTTGGCACCTGGAAAAGCAGCAGTTAACGATTGACGAAGCCTATCAGCGGATGGTCACCGTCATCCAGGCTGCCTTCCCTGAACTGGCGATTGAAACCGGCGAAGTTACCCACTCTTACTGTCCCGGCAGCTTTGATGTTCAGGTCAATGGTCAAAAAATCGGCGGGATTTCCCAACGACGAAACATGGCGGGTGTCGTCGTCATGCTCTACCTCAGCATTAACGGCAACCAGCTTTCCCGGGGTGAATTGATTCGTGATTTTTATACGGCTGGTCTCCAATCCACGCCAAACAAGTGGCATTTTCCCGACGTGTGGCCGGCGGCAATGACGAATATCTCTGACCTCCTTGGTCACTCCATTACAATTGCCGAAGCCCAGGACCGGCTGCGCGGCGTTTTCAGTTTGACGGACAACCAGGCCTTCAAGCAGCTCACCTGGCAGCCCCAGTTTATCAAGTATTTAAATGACGAACGACTAGCAATCAGTAAGCTGCAAGAACGGCTACCGAAGGAGGTTTAA
- a CDS encoding DUF1934 domain-containing protein, producing MEQDGQQERFSFNETGNFVELNGKYYLRYLEHQQGHSTPVQFRLDDQVHLHRSGELTTLLNFDLAAPTATRYRTQYGIISLEVQTSRLEKEIDPTIPAGQLKVDYSLVTAGQTVGSYQLRLQFQP from the coding sequence ATTGAACAGGATGGCCAGCAGGAGCGGTTTAGTTTTAACGAAACGGGCAACTTTGTCGAACTTAACGGTAAGTACTATCTGCGTTATCTAGAACACCAGCAGGGGCACAGTACACCCGTCCAATTTCGCCTGGATGACCAGGTGCACCTGCACCGGAGTGGGGAACTGACGACCCTCCTTAACTTTGACTTGGCAGCACCAACGGCGACCCGTTACCGGACCCAGTATGGAATCATCAGTCTAGAAGTCCAAACCAGCCGGCTGGAGAAGGAGATTGACCCCACGATTCCGGCCGGCCAGCTGAAGGTGGATTACTCCCTGGTGACGGCGGGGCAGACTGTGGGAAGTTATCAGCTTCGATTGCAATTTCAACCCTAG
- a CDS encoding type B 50S ribosomal protein L31, whose product MKQGIHPDYHPVVFEDSSTGYKFISGSTATSKETIKWEDGNEYPLIRVEVTSDSHPFYTGKQKFTQADGAVDKFNKKYGLK is encoded by the coding sequence ATGAAACAAGGAATTCATCCAGATTACCACCCAGTAGTATTCGAAGATTCATCTACTGGTTACAAGTTTATCTCTGGTTCTACTGCTACTTCCAAGGAAACCATCAAGTGGGAAGACGGTAATGAATACCCATTGATCAGGGTTGAAGTTACTTCTGATTCACACCCATTCTACACTGGTAAGCAAAAGTTTACCCAGGCCGATGGTGCGGTGGACAAGTTCAACAAGAAGTACGGCCTCAAGTAG
- a CDS encoding HD domain-containing protein: protein MRFSDEQLSREKVFRDPIHGQIIVDNQIILDLINTPEFQRLRRIKQLGTSSFTFHGAEHSRFGHCLGVYEITREMCNYFQRNYPHQQAGDGRWDDRERPVSLCAALLHDLGHGPYSHTFEHIFNTDHEQITRQLITSPGTNINRILRRVSPDFPHQVASVIDHTYENQQVVQMISSQVDADRMDYLQRDSYYTGTNYGKFDLDRVLHVMRPVEGGIAFEISGMHAVEDYIISRLQMYLQIYFHPVSRAMEVILDHLLMRAKYIYEHPNDFEPEFTPHMLMPFFNHKFSLDDYLALDDGVLTTYFNHWTHSRDHILSDLARRFLYRRPFKSAIYDQHSAACLPKLRELIQTAGFNSDSYTAVNDSFKLPYDTYNPQDSNPQTQIELVQPNGEFVELSQVSTLVASVSGREAGDQRFFFPKEMLEKHQDIEVFEPIYEQFQHYIKNNHIVNPKEEQ, encoded by the coding sequence GTGCGTTTCAGTGACGAACAGTTATCCCGGGAGAAAGTTTTCCGGGACCCCATCCACGGTCAGATCATCGTGGATAACCAGATTATTTTAGACTTGATTAACACCCCTGAATTTCAGCGTCTCCGGCGGATTAAGCAGCTGGGAACCTCTTCCTTTACCTTTCACGGGGCCGAACACTCCCGCTTTGGACACTGCCTTGGGGTTTACGAAATTACCCGGGAAATGTGCAACTATTTCCAGCGAAACTATCCCCATCAGCAAGCCGGTGACGGCCGTTGGGACGACCGTGAGCGGCCCGTCTCCCTCTGTGCAGCCCTCTTGCATGACCTGGGGCACGGACCATATTCCCATACCTTTGAACATATTTTTAATACAGACCACGAACAGATCACCCGCCAGCTGATTACCAGTCCCGGGACCAACATTAACCGGATCCTCCGGCGGGTTTCCCCAGACTTCCCCCACCAGGTCGCTAGTGTCATCGACCACACCTACGAAAACCAGCAAGTCGTTCAAATGATTTCTAGCCAGGTCGACGCCGACCGGATGGACTACCTCCAGCGGGATTCCTACTACACCGGTACTAACTATGGTAAGTTTGACCTTGACCGGGTCCTCCATGTAATGCGACCGGTCGAGGGTGGAATCGCCTTTGAGATTTCCGGAATGCACGCGGTGGAAGACTACATCATTAGCCGCTTGCAAATGTATTTGCAGATTTACTTTCACCCCGTTTCCCGGGCAATGGAAGTAATTTTGGACCACCTGCTGATGCGGGCCAAGTACATCTACGAGCACCCCAATGACTTCGAGCCAGAGTTTACCCCGCACATGCTGATGCCCTTCTTTAACCACAAATTTAGTTTGGACGACTACCTCGCCTTAGACGATGGGGTCCTGACCACCTATTTCAACCACTGGACCCATTCCCGGGACCACATTCTCAGTGACTTGGCACGGCGGTTTCTCTACCGGCGGCCCTTCAAGTCAGCGATTTATGACCAGCACTCGGCCGCCTGCCTGCCGAAGCTGCGTGAGTTAATTCAAACGGCCGGTTTCAACAGTGACTCCTACACCGCGGTCAATGATAGTTTTAAGCTCCCCTATGACACTTACAATCCCCAGGATTCGAACCCCCAAACCCAAATCGAGCTGGTTCAACCCAACGGTGAATTCGTTGAACTGTCCCAGGTCTCAACCCTGGTTGCCAGTGTTTCCGGGCGCGAAGCCGGTGACCAGCGCTTCTTTTTCCCTAAGGAAATGCTCGAAAAGCACCAGGACATTGAGGTGTTCGAACCCATTTATGAGCAATTCCAGCACTACATTAAAAACAACCACATCGTTAACCCCAAGGAGGAACAATAA
- the rpoE gene encoding DNA-directed RNA polymerase subunit delta — translation MELKVFDGQDKSELSMVEVAHAILAHHGEAMAFVDLTNEIQQYLGKSDEEIRERLAQFYTDLNVDGSFISLGDNTWGLRAWYPFESIDEATVGETEDEEDRPKKKRRKVNAFLADSDDDDDVIDYDNDDPEDEDLDDRDEDDSSDDDYDEENDDFSDDDDDLDDNIEDQLSELHDEDEDEEDDDE, via the coding sequence TTGGAATTAAAGGTTTTTGACGGCCAAGACAAATCAGAGCTTTCAATGGTTGAGGTGGCGCACGCTATTTTAGCTCATCATGGTGAGGCGATGGCGTTCGTTGACCTGACTAACGAAATTCAACAGTACCTGGGCAAGAGTGATGAGGAAATCCGGGAACGCCTCGCTCAATTCTACACTGATTTGAATGTCGACGGCAGTTTTATTTCCCTTGGTGACAATACCTGGGGCCTGCGGGCTTGGTACCCATTCGAATCTATCGACGAAGCAACGGTTGGTGAAACCGAGGATGAGGAAGACCGGCCGAAGAAGAAGCGGCGGAAGGTTAACGCCTTCTTGGCCGATTCTGATGATGACGACGATGTGATCGATTACGACAACGATGATCCAGAAGATGAAGACTTGGATGATCGTGACGAAGACGATAGCAGCGACGATGATTACGACGAAGAAAATGACGACTTCAGTGATGATGACGATGACCTCGATGACAATATCGAAGACCAGCTGTCTGAATTACATGATGAAGACGAGGACGAAGAAGACGACGATGAATAA
- the yidA gene encoding sugar-phosphatase, which produces MAIKMVAIDIDGTLINDKREITPRTVAAIKKASQQGVKIVLCTGRPMTGVTAYLKQLGLNDRDDEYVVSFNGGLAQTTSGQVMVDESMAFDDYADWENYCLKENVHSQLETRDYIYTTNQDISKYTVYESDLVDMPIRYRSLDEMARIRDQYVIAKAMMVDEKDVIDRALANLPEELASRFSIVRSEDFYLEFMRKGVSKGQALDMLCKELGVAASEVMALGNAQNDNSMLEFAGHGVAMGNSIPETLAVADDVTADNNHDGVAAAIDKYVFNN; this is translated from the coding sequence ATGGCAATTAAGATGGTCGCAATCGACATTGACGGTACCCTCATCAACGACAAGCGGGAAATCACCCCCCGGACGGTCGCAGCAATTAAAAAGGCCAGCCAGCAGGGCGTCAAAATCGTCCTGTGTACTGGCCGGCCGATGACGGGTGTCACCGCCTACCTGAAACAGCTCGGCTTGAACGACCGGGACGACGAATACGTAGTCAGCTTTAACGGTGGCCTCGCCCAAACCACTAGCGGTCAAGTAATGGTCGACGAAAGCATGGCCTTTGATGATTACGCAGACTGGGAGAACTACTGTCTTAAAGAAAACGTCCACTCACAGTTGGAAACCCGGGACTACATCTACACCACTAACCAGGATATTAGCAAATACACCGTTTATGAATCCGACCTGGTCGATATGCCGATCCGCTACCGGTCCCTTGATGAAATGGCCCGGATTCGGGACCAGTACGTCATCGCCAAGGCAATGATGGTCGACGAAAAGGACGTCATCGACCGGGCCCTCGCCAACCTGCCAGAGGAGCTGGCAAGCCGCTTTTCCATCGTCCGCAGCGAGGACTTCTACCTAGAGTTTATGCGCAAGGGTGTCAGCAAGGGGCAGGCACTGGATATGCTGTGCAAGGAACTGGGGGTTGCCGCCAGTGAAGTAATGGCCCTGGGGAACGCCCAGAATGATAACTCAATGCTGGAATTTGCCGGTCACGGGGTCGCCATGGGCAATTCCATTCCAGAGACCCTGGCGGTTGCCGATGACGTTACCGCCGACAATAATCACGACGGGGTCGCCGCCGCGATTGATAAGTATGTGTTTAACAACTAA
- a CDS encoding UDP-N-acetylglucosamine 1-carboxyvinyltransferase: MKRMIIQGGNRLSGEVTIGGAKNSTVALIPAAILADTPVQFDTVPDILDVHNLMIILKSMNVKSEFSHGVLDIDPTQIIEAELPSKAIKSLRASYYFMGSLLGRFHRATLTFPGGDNIGPRPIDQHLKAFKALGATVSENGGTVHLEAQNGLHGARIFMDMVSVGATINAILAAVRAEGTTVIENAAREPEIIDLATFLNNMGAKIRGVGTDTIRITGVNTLQSMNTHTIIADRIESGTYLSLAAALGDGVMIHNVIPEHLESFTSKMIEMGVDLQIDSDRIYVPKTTKFKPIHVKTMPYPGFATDLQQPLTPLMSLAEGDSVIVDTIYPKRVKHVPELQKMGMQIEAHDGTIVVKHTAALHGANVSAGEIRAGAALTIAGLMADGTTVINNAGNILRGYDRIVWKLNRLHANVSIEDDTSVKIS, translated from the coding sequence ATGAAACGAATGATCATTCAAGGAGGAAACCGGCTTTCGGGCGAAGTAACGATCGGTGGCGCGAAAAATAGTACTGTTGCGTTAATTCCGGCCGCGATTCTAGCGGATACACCTGTACAATTTGATACAGTACCGGATATCTTGGATGTTCACAATCTGATGATCATTTTGAAGTCGATGAACGTCAAGTCTGAGTTTAGTCATGGCGTCCTAGACATTGATCCAACGCAAATCATCGAAGCTGAACTTCCAAGTAAAGCGATCAAGAGCTTACGGGCTTCTTATTACTTTATGGGCTCGCTGTTAGGTCGTTTCCACCGTGCTACGTTAACTTTTCCTGGTGGTGACAATATTGGTCCCCGGCCAATTGACCAGCACCTCAAGGCGTTTAAAGCCCTTGGTGCAACGGTCAGTGAAAATGGGGGGACCGTTCATTTAGAGGCTCAAAATGGTCTTCATGGTGCCCGTATTTTTATGGATATGGTTTCCGTCGGGGCGACGATTAACGCGATTCTTGCGGCGGTTCGCGCTGAGGGAACGACGGTAATTGAAAATGCTGCCCGGGAGCCTGAAATTATTGACTTAGCGACATTTTTAAATAACATGGGTGCCAAAATTCGGGGAGTCGGAACTGACACCATCCGGATTACGGGGGTTAATACTCTCCAGTCGATGAATACCCATACGATTATTGCCGACCGGATTGAATCGGGGACTTACCTTTCACTGGCGGCAGCACTTGGTGATGGGGTCATGATCCACAATGTGATTCCGGAACACCTGGAATCATTCACCAGTAAGATGATTGAAATGGGTGTTGACCTTCAGATTGACAGTGACCGCATTTATGTGCCTAAAACCACTAAGTTCAAGCCAATTCATGTCAAGACGATGCCGTACCCCGGCTTCGCGACGGACCTCCAGCAGCCGTTGACCCCGCTAATGTCACTGGCGGAGGGGGACAGCGTAATCGTTGATACGATTTACCCGAAGCGGGTCAAGCACGTCCCTGAACTGCAAAAGATGGGGATGCAGATTGAGGCCCATGATGGGACGATTGTTGTCAAGCATACGGCTGCCCTGCACGGGGCAAACGTGAGCGCCGGTGAAATTCGTGCCGGGGCCGCGTTGACGATTGCCGGTTTAATGGCGGACGGGACGACTGTGATCAATAATGCGGGGAATATCCTGCGGGGGTATGACCGGATTGTTTGGAAACTAAACCGCCTGCACGCGAATGTTTCAATCGAAGACGATACATCAGTAAAAATTAGCTAG
- a CDS encoding CTP synthase, with protein MTKYIFVTGGVVSSLGKGIVAASLGRLLKNRGLKVAIQKFDPYINVDPGTMSPYQHGEVFVTDDGTETDLDLGHYERFIDNDLNKYSNVTTGKIYSEVLHKERRGDYLGRTVQVIPHITNAIKDKIKRAGESKDAEVVITEIGGTVGDIESQPFMEAIRQMREEVGPENVLYIHTTLVPYLRAAGEMKTKPTQHSVRELRGLGIQPNILVVRTERPITDEMRKKIALFCDVDPKAVIESMDVNTLYEIPLNLQKQGMDQLVVDHFGLDVPVADMREWTNMVNHIENELTKTIKIAMVGKYTDLQDAYISVNEALRHAGYPVNAKVKIDHFNAENITPANVKETLQDYDGILVPGGFGNRGVEGMITAIKYARENDVPYLGICLGMQTACIEFARDVLGYQDANSTEFDPNTEHNIIDLMADQEDVEDMGGTQRLGAYPCKLKPDTVAAAAYDNQAMISERHRHRYEFNNAYRQEMEDHGLVVSGVNPDRNLVEVVELPEKKFFVAAQYHPEFLSRPNRPEGLFAAFVKAAAADK; from the coding sequence ATGACGAAGTACATTTTTGTAACCGGTGGGGTTGTTTCATCACTAGGAAAGGGAATCGTTGCCGCTTCCCTCGGCCGTCTGTTGAAGAACCGGGGCTTGAAGGTTGCCATTCAAAAATTCGACCCATACATTAACGTGGATCCCGGTACGATGAGTCCATACCAGCACGGTGAAGTGTTTGTTACCGATGATGGGACCGAAACAGACCTTGACCTTGGTCACTACGAGCGGTTTATTGATAACGATCTGAATAAGTATTCTAACGTCACTACTGGTAAGATCTACTCCGAAGTTTTGCACAAGGAACGGCGGGGAGACTATCTCGGGCGGACTGTCCAGGTTATTCCTCATATTACCAATGCGATTAAGGACAAGATTAAGCGGGCTGGCGAAAGCAAGGACGCCGAAGTGGTAATTACCGAAATCGGTGGTACCGTGGGGGACATCGAATCCCAGCCATTCATGGAGGCCATCCGGCAAATGCGGGAAGAAGTAGGCCCCGAAAACGTCCTCTACATCCACACGACCTTAGTCCCGTACCTGCGGGCGGCAGGCGAAATGAAAACCAAGCCGACCCAGCACAGTGTTCGTGAACTGCGGGGCTTGGGAATCCAGCCGAACATCTTAGTGGTTCGGACTGAACGGCCAATCACCGATGAAATGCGGAAGAAGATTGCCCTCTTCTGTGACGTTGATCCCAAGGCGGTTATCGAGTCGATGGACGTTAACACCCTGTACGAGATTCCACTGAACTTGCAAAAGCAGGGGATGGACCAGCTGGTTGTCGACCACTTCGGCCTGGATGTTCCAGTGGCTGATATGCGGGAATGGACCAACATGGTCAACCACATCGAAAACGAGCTGACCAAGACGATTAAGATTGCGATGGTTGGGAAATACACCGACCTGCAGGACGCCTACATTTCCGTTAACGAAGCCCTGCGGCACGCGGGCTACCCGGTTAATGCCAAGGTTAAGATTGACCACTTTAACGCGGAAAACATTACGCCCGCAAACGTCAAGGAAACCCTGCAGGATTACGATGGTATTCTGGTTCCAGGCGGCTTTGGCAACCGGGGGGTAGAAGGAATGATCACCGCTATCAAGTATGCTCGGGAAAACGATGTTCCGTACCTGGGAATCTGCCTGGGGATGCAGACTGCCTGCATCGAGTTCGCCCGGGATGTACTGGGTTACCAGGATGCCAACTCAACTGAATTTGACCCGAATACGGAACACAACATCATTGACCTGATGGCCGACCAGGAAGACGTTGAGGACATGGGAGGAACACAACGTTTGGGTGCTTACCCGTGCAAGCTGAAGCCGGACACGGTTGCGGCAGCCGCATACGACAACCAGGCGATGATTAGTGAACGGCACCGGCACCGTTACGAATTCAACAACGCCTACCGGCAAGAAATGGAAGACCACGGCTTGGTCGTTTCGGGGGTTAATCCGGATCGGAACCTGGTTGAAGTTGTAGAACTGCCAGAGAAGAAGTTCTTTGTGGCGGCCCAGTACCACCCAGAATTCCTGTCACGGCCAAACCGCCCAGAGGGATTGTTTGCGGCCTTTGTCAAAGCGGCAGCAGCTGATAAGTAA